One window of bacterium genomic DNA carries:
- a CDS encoding PIN domain-containing protein — MTTSNLALLDSNILIYRHQALSEFHTRTRALLRKGFKGDLLLGICPQVLNEFYAVITNPRRVTDPISPAEAVREIETYIKAKNIIKVYPKEDIFDVTIHLLKTYKINDRDIFDLQLVATMISNDITCLYPYNQNDFSRFKEIEVLTP, encoded by the coding sequence ATGACTACCTCTAATCTTGCACTCTTGGATAGTAACATTCTCATTTATAGACATCAGGCTCTTTCGGAGTTTCACACCAGGACAAGAGCACTGTTAAGGAAAGGATTTAAAGGTGATTTGCTTCTTGGTATCTGTCCTCAGGTTCTCAATGAATTTTATGCGGTAATTACCAATCCCAGACGGGTGACCGATCCTATATCGCCAGCAGAGGCGGTTAGAGAAATTGAGACATACATTAAAGCTAAAAATATCATAAAAGTATATCCTAAAGAGGATATCTTTGATGTAACTATCCATCTCTTGAAAACCTATAAGATCAACGATAGAGATATTTTTGACCTGCAATTAGTGGCTACGATGATCTCTAATGATATTACCTGCCTTTATCCATATAACCAAAATGATTTTTCCAGATTTAAAGAGATAGAAGTATTAACACCGTAG